Proteins from a single region of Streptomyces vinaceus:
- a CDS encoding DNA-binding protein: MERMERMAALTAELLETDRTAGARRAAPAALRASASVGRPAPRNLPAAERSALMELLQVAAWILFDAERHRTSRRLSHRALALAQTLPDGSRSVELLVLSVLCLQEEHLGRPRESLRISSSVLAGRDLPARVAAIFHVREARARARLRQGRRALRSLAAARELLADGPSGRDPSWTWWFDRSELDGHHGLALAELGDLDAAAALLHEATAAGDAPAYRSLFAAEQACVLARAGAWRDTDARLSGLVEAVPDIGSVRALAALARTLRTIGRGPRVPRALRDTSGYLAEALRAQARPRTPPSAGCGGHERVGRTCAAGLARPGPREEPRARRRAL, encoded by the coding sequence ATGGAACGCATGGAACGCATGGCCGCGCTGACCGCGGAACTCCTCGAAACGGACCGGACGGCCGGGGCCCGCCGGGCCGCCCCGGCGGCGCTGCGCGCATCCGCGTCGGTCGGCCGGCCCGCGCCCCGGAATCTCCCTGCGGCCGAACGGTCCGCGCTGATGGAACTCTTACAGGTCGCCGCCTGGATCCTCTTCGACGCCGAGCGGCACCGGACCTCCCGGCGGCTCAGCCACCGCGCGCTCGCCCTGGCCCAGACCCTCCCCGACGGGTCCCGCTCCGTCGAACTGCTCGTCCTGTCCGTACTGTGCCTCCAGGAAGAGCACCTGGGGCGCCCCCGGGAGTCGCTGCGCATCTCCTCGTCCGTCCTGGCCGGCCGGGACCTGCCGGCGCGGGTGGCCGCCATCTTCCACGTACGGGAGGCACGCGCGCGTGCCCGGCTCCGGCAGGGCCGGCGGGCGCTGCGCTCCCTGGCCGCCGCCCGGGAACTCCTGGCGGACGGGCCGTCCGGGCGGGATCCCTCCTGGACCTGGTGGTTCGACCGGTCTGAGCTCGACGGGCACCACGGGCTCGCCCTCGCCGAGCTGGGGGACCTGGACGCCGCCGCGGCCCTGCTGCACGAGGCGACGGCGGCGGGCGACGCACCCGCCTACCGGTCGCTCTTCGCCGCCGAGCAGGCCTGCGTGCTCGCCCGGGCCGGAGCCTGGCGCGATACGGACGCCCGGCTGTCCGGCCTGGTCGAGGCCGTCCCGGACATCGGCTCCGTCCGCGCCCTGGCCGCGCTGGCGCGCACGCTCCGCACCATCGGGCGCGGCCCTCGCGTACCCCGCGCCCTGCGGGACACGAGCGGGTACCTCGCCGAGGCCCTCCGGGCGCAGGCCCGCCCGCGCACCCCGCCTTCCGCGGGCTGCGGCGGCCATGAGAGGGTCGGCCGGACCTGCGCGGCCGGCCTTGCGCGGCCGGGCCCGCGCGAGGAGCCGCGCGCGAGGAGGAGAGCACTGTGA
- a CDS encoding response regulator transcription factor: MTGTGRTTGSTSNGRVLVADDDAAIRRSLERGLRLSGFTVLLAEDGPGALAVLADQSPDVLVLDVSMPGLTGTEVCRGLRARGDETPVLMLSALDEVTDRIAGLQAGADDYLVKPFALEELVLRLHALLRRRPTPEPAPDVLRAGPLVIDEARRQVRHGEDELHLTRREFELLLQLVRNAGIVLTRDQLLDRVWGYDFEVRSDAVDTFVSYLRRKLEEGGRPRLIHTVRGVGFVLRAPGAREGGP, encoded by the coding sequence GTGACCGGCACCGGCCGTACCACCGGCAGTACGTCCAACGGGCGGGTACTGGTGGCCGACGACGACGCCGCCATCCGCCGGTCCCTGGAGCGCGGGCTGCGGCTGAGCGGCTTCACGGTCCTGCTCGCCGAGGACGGGCCCGGCGCGCTCGCCGTCCTCGCCGACCAGAGCCCGGACGTCCTCGTACTGGACGTCTCGATGCCCGGCCTCACCGGTACCGAGGTCTGCCGCGGTCTGCGCGCCCGCGGCGACGAGACCCCCGTCCTGATGCTGTCGGCCCTCGACGAGGTGACGGACCGGATCGCGGGGCTCCAGGCCGGGGCGGACGACTACCTGGTCAAACCCTTCGCCCTGGAAGAGCTCGTCCTGCGCCTGCACGCCCTCCTGCGGCGCCGCCCGACCCCGGAGCCCGCCCCCGACGTACTGCGCGCCGGTCCGCTCGTGATCGACGAGGCCCGCCGCCAGGTGCGGCACGGGGAGGACGAACTCCACCTCACCCGCCGCGAGTTCGAGCTCCTGCTCCAGCTGGTGCGCAACGCGGGGATCGTCCTGACCCGGGACCAGTTGCTGGACCGGGTGTGGGGCTACGACTTCGAGGTCCGCAGCGACGCCGTCGACACCTTCGTCAGCTATCTGCGCCGGAAGCTGGAGGAGGGCGGGCGCCCGCGCCTGATCCACACCGTGCGCGGCGTCGGCTTCGTGCTGCGCGCCCCCGGGGCACGGGAGGGCGGGCCGTGA
- a CDS encoding methylenetetrahydrofolate reductase, which produces MSARPTPYPERPAQAPVTGGGLAELLRRVRYEVLPAKATEDKVLAHVPAEVPVTVTASPAKGIGPTLDLATRLAGHGYRVVPHIPARQIADAGHLSDIVDRLVAAGIEDVFVPAGDADPPAGAYDAALPVLRRLGELGSPFAHVGITGYPESHPLIADEVAVRAMSDKQPHATYIVSNLCFDPATLRQWLGQVRRRRIVLPVHVGVAGPVERAKLLSMATKIGVGESAKFLTRHPSWFLRFAAPGGYSPDRLLRRAAPVLGAPESAVAGLHLFTFNQIAETERWRRAMLERTGG; this is translated from the coding sequence ATGTCCGCCCGGCCCACGCCGTATCCCGAACGCCCCGCGCAGGCCCCGGTCACCGGGGGCGGCCTCGCGGAGCTCCTGCGCAGGGTCCGCTACGAGGTCCTGCCGGCGAAGGCCACCGAGGACAAGGTGCTGGCGCACGTCCCGGCCGAGGTGCCGGTCACCGTCACCGCCTCCCCGGCCAAGGGCATAGGTCCGACGCTGGACCTCGCCACCCGCCTGGCCGGGCACGGCTACCGGGTCGTCCCGCACATCCCGGCCCGGCAGATCGCCGACGCCGGTCACCTGTCGGACATCGTGGACCGGCTGGTCGCGGCCGGGATCGAGGACGTCTTCGTACCGGCCGGGGACGCCGACCCGCCGGCCGGGGCGTACGACGCGGCCCTGCCCGTGCTGCGGCGGCTCGGCGAGCTGGGCAGCCCGTTCGCGCACGTGGGCATCACCGGCTACCCGGAGAGCCATCCCCTCATCGCCGACGAGGTCGCCGTACGGGCGATGTCGGACAAGCAGCCGCACGCGACGTACATCGTCAGCAACCTCTGCTTCGACCCGGCGACCCTGCGGCAGTGGCTCGGGCAGGTGCGGCGCCGGCGGATCGTGCTGCCCGTGCACGTCGGGGTGGCCGGTCCCGTCGAGCGGGCGAAGCTGCTGTCCATGGCCACGAAGATCGGCGTGGGGGAATCGGCCAAGTTCCTGACCCGGCACCCCTCGTGGTTCCTGCGCTTCGCCGCCCCCGGCGGCTACTCCCCGGACCGGCTGCTGCGCCGTGCCGCACCCGTGCTGGGCGCGCCCGAGTCCGCGGTGGCCGGGCTGCACCTGTTCACGTTCAACCAGATCGCCGAGACGGAGCGCTGGCGCCGCGCGATGCTGGAGCGCACGGGCGGCTGA